A genomic segment from Clarias gariepinus isolate MV-2021 ecotype Netherlands chromosome 11, CGAR_prim_01v2, whole genome shotgun sequence encodes:
- the si:dkey-52l18.4 gene encoding uncharacterized protein si:dkey-52l18.4 isoform X2 — protein MLKNLLSGCFFGILTFLSHFQVCVSECLPAVVASRRTLYKPEGGSVSVYCDVQHCAQNWTGGWGISQGHFALLDPSPRVQLSNISVSHTTTRLVLEIHNLNQSDSGPYHCNIKWKESNSQGHVTLINVTASSSNQFIDPASTGRTLSHRLMVCAAASLCFLLALALALCFSYQCRPAPPVPPPRSRNNSTARVKPNVDVVYAVLDRPRQQRTAQQNTPTTGVIYSTLSFSQA, from the exons ATGCTAAAAAATCTTCTCAGTGGATGTTTCTTTGGAATCCTGACCTTTTTGTCACATTTCCAAG tgtgtgtgagcgagtgttTACCCGCAGTGGTAGCCTCCCGAAGAACTCTGTACAAACCTGAAGGTGGTAGCGTGTCTGTGTATTGTGATGTCCAGCACTGTGCACAGAACTGGACAGGAGGATGGGGGATTAGCCAAGGACATTTTGCTTTGCTCGACCCATCTCCACGTGTCCAACTTTCCAACATCAGCGTCTCACACACCACCACACGCCTCGTCCTCGAAATCCACAACCTCAACCAATCGGATTCTGGGCCGTACCATTGCAACATCAAATGGAAAGAGAGCAACAGTCAGGGTCATGTCACGCTGATCAATGTGACTGCAAGTAGCTCCAATCAATTCA TAGATCCTGCGTCCACAGGGAGGACCCTCTCTCACAGGCTGATGGTTTGTGCTGCAGCtagtctgtgttttcttctggctctcgcTCTGGCCTTGTGTTTCTCCTATCAGTGCCGGCCTGCGCCTCCCGTCCCTCCACCACGCTCCCGAAACAACT ccaCAGCTCGAGTTAAACCAAATGTGGAT GTGGTGTATGCAGTGTTGGATCGTCCAAGACAGCAGAGAACAGCTCAACAAAACACGCCAACCACGGGCGTCATTTACTCCACACTGAGCTTCTCCCAAGCTTAA
- the si:dkey-52l18.4 gene encoding uncharacterized protein si:dkey-52l18.4 isoform X1 codes for MLKNLLSGCFFGILTFLSHFQVCVSECLPAVVASRRTLYKPEGGSVSVYCDVQHCAQNWTGGWGISQGHFALLDPSPRVQLSNISVSHTTTRLVLEIHNLNQSDSGPYHCNIKWKESNSQGHVTLINVTASSSNQFTVDPASTGRTLSHRLMVCAAASLCFLLALALALCFSYQCRPAPPVPPPRSRNNSTARVKPNVDVVYAVLDRPRQQRTAQQNTPTTGVIYSTLSFSQA; via the exons ATGCTAAAAAATCTTCTCAGTGGATGTTTCTTTGGAATCCTGACCTTTTTGTCACATTTCCAAG tgtgtgtgagcgagtgttTACCCGCAGTGGTAGCCTCCCGAAGAACTCTGTACAAACCTGAAGGTGGTAGCGTGTCTGTGTATTGTGATGTCCAGCACTGTGCACAGAACTGGACAGGAGGATGGGGGATTAGCCAAGGACATTTTGCTTTGCTCGACCCATCTCCACGTGTCCAACTTTCCAACATCAGCGTCTCACACACCACCACACGCCTCGTCCTCGAAATCCACAACCTCAACCAATCGGATTCTGGGCCGTACCATTGCAACATCAAATGGAAAGAGAGCAACAGTCAGGGTCATGTCACGCTGATCAATGTGACTGCAAGTAGCTCCAATCAATTCA CAGTAGATCCTGCGTCCACAGGGAGGACCCTCTCTCACAGGCTGATGGTTTGTGCTGCAGCtagtctgtgttttcttctggctctcgcTCTGGCCTTGTGTTTCTCCTATCAGTGCCGGCCTGCGCCTCCCGTCCCTCCACCACGCTCCCGAAACAACT ccaCAGCTCGAGTTAAACCAAATGTGGAT GTGGTGTATGCAGTGTTGGATCGTCCAAGACAGCAGAGAACAGCTCAACAAAACACGCCAACCACGGGCGTCATTTACTCCACACTGAGCTTCTCCCAAGCTTAA